A genomic stretch from Petrimonas mucosa includes:
- a CDS encoding helix-turn-helix and ligand-binding sensor domain-containing protein gives MKLLFTKRSMLLLVATAICKLCLAQEVSFVPPVFNYTTHNYRAGNQNWAVAQGRDRVIYVGNEHGLLSFDGVNWQLNPLPNHLSVKSLFIDHTSPEERIYVGSFEEFGYFQKNGKNELCYHSLKPLIREFTLYNDEVWTIHKLGSKLFFQTFSSYFVYDESDNTLKTEKPFPAPLYFFKAGEELYAQFIDDHFYRYDGKQFQLLLTRERLNNDHVVSVLLFNNILLLTTERSGIFSLDPATGELIRLATEVDRELQSETVNRVTRLSDSVMVIGTLKHGLYALRTDGTLLWQLNRNNGLYNNTILGLFTDDDSNLWAALDNGISHIRTHSPLSFFEPKNIHIGMVEDILIRQEELYLATNQGIYTYDNQRQGMSQLPDFNIQSWFIREFDNQIITGNNSGTAFVVNNRKKELPETGTGGTDIRAMRVHNREILLESTYTSLQVYLRNSSGQWSYSHKVEDFFDLINQVELDHAGNIWAGHMYKGVYRLRLDEALRKVVQQEFFTRLDSTAEATRPIRTMKLMGRMVFTDGAAFYTYDDIAQQIVPFGILNRELPQLTDTRSIVSINDTAFWFLRPEEYTLVKFSGGEYRIADRIPFAILNNPPNAGRGNIFVKEHRLSYFCLNGGIGRYDHSYRPRSNPPRLELYRIESYNRNSDTIRLLPVNGRNVIGFSENNLAFTFRYPDFSYKRFTVECFLESYDNRWRTTSTDLTITYPNLPANTYQLHARVLNDMGEVLSTLNVDFEIRNPWYKSTFALLVYFVMVGLLIAFLIREYIRMVIRRKNKLFAQQEKERLAQLDRQEKLIAEMKSEKLRNELIYKSKELASATLMVINHQELLNQLKKEILEHVRSGKFSRAGGISLIKMIDSNLPDEDEWAIFQENFDLIHESFFRKLTERYPELTPGDLRLCALLRLNYTSKEIAKMLNLTLRGVEAARYRLRKKLNLEEEENLVSFMINFT, from the coding sequence ATGAAATTGTTGTTTACCAAAAGATCCATGCTGTTGCTCGTTGCGACAGCCATCTGCAAGCTTTGCTTGGCACAGGAGGTGTCATTCGTCCCTCCGGTATTCAACTATACAACCCATAACTACAGGGCAGGCAACCAGAACTGGGCAGTCGCACAGGGGCGCGACCGGGTGATCTATGTTGGCAATGAACATGGACTGCTCAGTTTCGACGGGGTGAACTGGCAACTGAATCCGCTACCCAACCATCTGTCGGTCAAGTCACTCTTTATCGATCACACCTCACCCGAGGAGAGGATATATGTGGGCTCATTCGAAGAGTTCGGCTACTTTCAGAAGAACGGGAAGAATGAACTTTGCTACCACTCGCTCAAACCGCTGATCAGGGAGTTCACACTCTACAACGACGAGGTCTGGACAATTCACAAGTTGGGAAGTAAGCTCTTCTTCCAGACCTTCTCCTCCTATTTCGTCTACGACGAATCGGACAATACGCTAAAGACAGAAAAACCTTTTCCCGCACCTCTCTACTTTTTCAAGGCTGGCGAAGAGCTCTACGCCCAGTTTATCGACGACCACTTTTATCGCTACGACGGTAAGCAGTTCCAACTGCTGCTGACCAGGGAGCGGCTCAATAACGACCATGTGGTGTCGGTGCTGCTGTTCAACAACATCCTGCTGCTGACCACTGAACGGAGCGGAATCTTTAGCCTTGATCCCGCCACCGGCGAGCTGATCCGCCTGGCGACTGAGGTGGATCGTGAACTGCAGAGCGAGACTGTAAACCGGGTCACCCGCCTGTCCGATTCGGTCATGGTAATAGGAACCCTGAAACATGGCCTCTATGCCTTGAGAACCGACGGCACCCTGCTCTGGCAGCTCAATCGGAACAATGGCCTCTACAACAACACCATACTGGGCCTATTTACCGACGACGACAGCAATCTTTGGGCTGCACTCGACAACGGGATATCGCACATCCGCACCCATTCGCCTCTCTCCTTCTTCGAACCGAAAAATATCCATATCGGGATGGTGGAGGATATCCTCATACGGCAGGAGGAGCTCTACCTGGCTACCAACCAGGGGATCTACACATATGACAACCAGCGGCAGGGGATGTCGCAGCTGCCCGATTTCAATATCCAGTCGTGGTTCATCCGGGAATTCGACAACCAGATCATTACCGGCAACAATAGCGGAACCGCCTTTGTGGTGAACAACCGGAAAAAGGAGCTCCCCGAGACGGGAACCGGTGGTACCGACATCCGGGCGATGCGGGTCCACAACCGGGAGATCCTGCTGGAGTCTACCTATACCTCACTTCAGGTTTATCTGCGCAACAGCTCCGGCCAATGGAGCTACAGCCATAAAGTGGAGGACTTCTTCGACCTGATCAACCAGGTGGAGCTGGATCATGCCGGCAACATCTGGGCGGGTCACATGTACAAGGGGGTCTACCGGCTGAGGCTCGACGAGGCGCTACGCAAAGTGGTCCAGCAGGAGTTTTTTACGAGACTCGACAGTACTGCTGAGGCAACACGCCCTATCCGCACCATGAAACTGATGGGGCGGATGGTATTTACCGATGGCGCCGCCTTTTATACCTACGACGATATCGCCCAGCAGATTGTCCCGTTTGGGATCCTGAACCGGGAACTGCCTCAACTGACCGATACCAGGAGCATCGTGTCGATCAACGATACCGCATTCTGGTTCTTGCGGCCGGAGGAGTATACCCTGGTAAAGTTCAGTGGTGGGGAGTACCGTATCGCCGACAGGATCCCGTTTGCCATCCTGAACAATCCCCCCAACGCCGGACGGGGCAACATATTCGTGAAGGAGCACCGCCTCTCCTACTTCTGCCTCAACGGAGGTATCGGTCGCTATGACCACTCCTACCGGCCCCGGAGCAACCCGCCCAGACTGGAGCTGTACCGGATCGAGAGTTACAACCGCAACAGCGATACAATAAGGCTGTTGCCGGTGAATGGCCGGAACGTGATCGGCTTCTCCGAAAACAACCTCGCCTTCACCTTCCGTTACCCCGATTTCAGCTACAAACGGTTCACCGTGGAGTGTTTTCTGGAGAGTTACGACAACCGCTGGAGAACAACCTCCACCGATCTGACCATCACTTATCCCAACCTGCCGGCCAACACCTACCAGCTGCACGCCAGGGTGCTGAACGATATGGGTGAGGTGCTCTCCACCCTCAACGTCGATTTCGAGATCAGGAATCCCTGGTACAAGAGCACATTTGCCCTGCTGGTCTACTTCGTAATGGTAGGACTATTGATTGCCTTCCTGATCCGCGAGTATATCCGGATGGTTATCCGGCGCAAGAACAAACTGTTTGCCCAACAGGAGAAGGAGCGACTGGCGCAGCTGGATCGCCAGGAGAAGCTGATCGCCGAAATGAAGAGCGAGAAGCTACGGAACGAACTGATCTACAAAAGCAAGGAGCTGGCCAGTGCTACGCTGATGGTTATCAACCACCAGGAGCTGCTCAACCAGCTGAAAAAAGAGATACTTGAGCATGTCAGGTCTGGAAAATTTTCCCGGGCCGGCGGTATCAGCCTCATCAAAATGATCGACAGCAATCTCCCGGACGAGGATGAATGGGCTATATTCCAGGAGAATTTCGACCTGATCCACGAAAGTTTCTTCCGTAAACTGACCGAACGGTATCCCGAACTGACACCGGGCGACCTCCGGCTCTGCGCGCTGCTCCGTCTCAACTATACATCCAAGGAGATTGCCAAGATGCTTAACCTGACCCTGCGCGGCGTGGAGGCGGCCCGCTACCGTCTACGCAAGAAACTGAACCTCGAGGAGGAGGAGAATCTGGTCTCATTCATGATCAATTTCACTTGA
- a CDS encoding DUF4292 domain-containing protein, whose amino-acid sequence MNYRKAIIFLLGLLVVVVGLHSCRAKKRIVAAAPVEEKVDVDLFADILENQFIFSTFSSKLNLVLSSGTRSLSSKANLKIVKDKAIQLSIQPLFGVEMIRLYADRDTIVLLDRMNKRYVKEAIGDVRRIYPVGFDFHTLQSLLTNRVFISGKMDLVDSDYEYFSTGQLSDMHYLLKSADDGSGIEYGFTIDGNDRVALAYLMEPEKNYSMSWKYDEFVKAPDRPFPHKMDIVLVSANRKMNVGLEFSGITLDEDFTLQISVPGSYTRATLADVIKMLTANR is encoded by the coding sequence ATGAACTACAGAAAAGCGATCATTTTTCTGCTCGGATTGTTAGTTGTTGTGGTTGGCCTGCATTCGTGCAGGGCCAAAAAGAGGATTGTAGCCGCTGCGCCGGTTGAAGAGAAGGTGGATGTGGATCTCTTTGCCGATATTTTGGAAAATCAATTTATTTTCAGCACATTTTCATCGAAACTCAACCTGGTGCTCTCATCGGGAACCAGATCGCTGAGCTCCAAGGCGAACCTGAAGATTGTGAAAGACAAGGCGATACAGCTATCCATTCAGCCGTTGTTTGGAGTAGAGATGATACGGCTATATGCCGATCGAGACACCATAGTTTTGCTGGACAGGATGAACAAGCGATATGTGAAAGAGGCAATCGGGGATGTGAGGAGGATCTATCCCGTCGGTTTCGATTTCCATACGCTGCAATCGCTGTTGACCAATCGGGTGTTTATTTCGGGAAAGATGGATCTAGTTGACTCGGATTACGAATACTTTTCTACCGGTCAGCTTTCCGATATGCACTATCTGCTGAAATCGGCAGATGACGGATCGGGAATCGAGTACGGTTTCACGATCGACGGAAATGACCGTGTTGCACTGGCATACCTGATGGAACCGGAAAAGAACTATTCGATGAGTTGGAAATATGATGAATTTGTGAAGGCGCCCGATCGGCCTTTTCCCCATAAGATGGATATAGTGTTGGTCTCTGCCAACAGAAAAATGAATGTTGGGCTGGAGTTTTCAGGCATTACGCTCGACGAGGATTTCACTCTCCAGATATCAGTTCCCGGAAGTTATACCCGGGCAACTCTTGCGGATGTAATTAAAATGTTGACAGCCAATCGATGA
- a CDS encoding SusC/RagA family TonB-linked outer membrane protein — translation MNLKGNFTLFLLLFCATIFAQQPVTVSGTVTEGTSGDPAIGVTVLVKGTNLGTVTDIDGKYLLNNVPAEATLVFSYIGMLTVEEPLNGRTTVDMVMHEDVQALDEVVVIGYGTAKKRDLTGSIVSVSADQIADRPSANPLASLQGKVAGVQIVNTGRAGQDPEIRIRGTNSINGYKPLYIVDGLFSDNIGHINPSDVESMEILKDPSSLAIFGVRGANGVIIITTKKAKMGQTIVNLNSSFGVKEIYDRVDLTTAAQFRELYDEQRRNQGAQPYDYTRWNADTDWQDEMFRSAFITNNNISITGSTERSRFYMGLGYTGEEGSIQTEKFSKITVNLNSEYNVNDYLKFGFQVNGAKSKTPDAKGVGSIVRAAPITPVFYDYTDPATGKTERLLHTMPDFQRAQLWNPLVETFIRGNHNLGVNHRVAGNIYGEVKFLEHFTYRTTLSLDFAINEARAFSPVVYFYNPDIPGKENAQDRQSVSQLKSTEYAAQGDHILTYQDTFDDLHSLTVMGGITTNYREFSLLEGDRSELLDKIYFSVPNDNQDKWWLTSLNADGARNQYDSNKNHQWRRFTMSYLLRALYSYDNRYLLNGSFRRDGSSVFRGVGNTWENFYSFGTAWVVSEEEFMKGQHLIDYLKLKGSWGVLGTENTGTSLYPTYPELTSVGSAIFGPNENIIPGYTKIYNVQDLKWEKTYSWEAGAEIALFNQRLRVEPVYYNKRTKDIIVLLDSRGGAFNSLENLGDIENKGLELTASWSDKIGESDFSYSVGVNLTTINNKVISLGRDEGDAIYEGMARTVAGYPIAYFYGYRVKGVYQNNEDINQSEPNTLFAVKPGDLKFEDVNGDGVIDQDDRTMIGKPTPDYTYGLNINLAYKGFDLGVDMMGVYGNEIYRDWDTSSFAQFNYLTKRMKRWNGEGTSNWEPILDPGRAINRAYSSYYIEDGSFFRLRNIQLGYTLPKSLLERIHMKSLRIYTNVQNLKSWHKNSGYTPEIGGSAVRSGVDEGTYPMPAIYTFGLNLTF, via the coding sequence ATGAATTTAAAAGGAAACTTCACTCTTTTCCTTCTGTTGTTCTGCGCAACGATCTTCGCGCAGCAGCCGGTTACGGTTTCCGGTACGGTGACGGAAGGAACCAGCGGCGATCCGGCCATCGGGGTCACCGTGCTGGTCAAAGGGACCAATCTGGGTACCGTAACGGATATCGATGGAAAATATCTACTGAATAACGTGCCTGCCGAGGCCACCCTTGTCTTCAGCTATATCGGCATGCTTACCGTGGAAGAGCCGCTCAATGGCCGCACCACGGTAGATATGGTGATGCACGAAGATGTGCAGGCGCTGGATGAGGTGGTGGTGATCGGTTACGGAACTGCAAAGAAAAGAGACCTGACCGGGTCGATTGTGAGCGTCAGTGCCGATCAGATCGCAGACCGCCCATCGGCCAACCCGCTGGCGTCGCTCCAGGGGAAGGTTGCAGGGGTTCAGATCGTGAATACCGGACGAGCGGGACAGGATCCCGAGATCCGTATCAGGGGGACAAACTCGATCAACGGATACAAGCCGCTCTACATCGTGGATGGACTCTTTTCCGACAATATCGGCCATATCAACCCGTCTGATGTGGAATCGATGGAGATACTCAAGGACCCCTCATCGCTCGCCATATTTGGGGTACGGGGTGCAAACGGGGTGATCATCATCACCACAAAAAAGGCAAAAATGGGGCAAACCATCGTCAATCTGAACAGCTCTTTCGGCGTGAAAGAGATCTACGACAGGGTTGACCTGACAACGGCAGCCCAATTCAGGGAACTGTATGATGAGCAGAGGAGGAATCAGGGAGCCCAGCCCTACGACTACACCCGTTGGAATGCCGATACCGACTGGCAGGATGAGATGTTCCGATCTGCTTTCATTACAAACAACAATATCAGCATTACCGGGTCCACCGAACGGAGCCGGTTCTATATGGGATTGGGCTATACGGGTGAAGAGGGTTCCATCCAGACCGAGAAATTCTCAAAAATCACAGTCAACCTCAACAGCGAGTATAATGTTAACGACTACTTGAAATTCGGGTTCCAGGTAAACGGGGCAAAGAGCAAGACTCCCGACGCAAAAGGGGTGGGATCGATCGTCAGGGCAGCTCCCATCACCCCGGTCTTCTACGACTATACCGACCCGGCAACAGGCAAGACAGAACGTCTGCTGCACACCATGCCCGATTTTCAACGTGCCCAACTCTGGAATCCGCTGGTTGAGACCTTTATCCGTGGCAACCACAACCTGGGGGTGAACCACCGTGTTGCGGGGAACATCTACGGCGAGGTGAAATTTCTGGAGCACTTCACCTACAGGACAACGTTGTCGCTCGATTTCGCAATCAACGAAGCACGGGCTTTCTCGCCGGTTGTCTATTTCTACAATCCCGATATTCCGGGCAAGGAAAACGCCCAGGACCGGCAATCCGTATCGCAGTTGAAATCGACAGAGTACGCCGCACAGGGCGATCATATCCTGACCTACCAGGATACATTCGACGATCTCCATTCGTTGACAGTAATGGGCGGGATAACGACCAACTATCGCGAGTTCTCGTTGCTGGAGGGCGACCGTAGCGAGCTGCTGGACAAGATCTACTTCTCGGTACCCAATGACAATCAGGACAAATGGTGGTTGACCTCACTCAATGCCGACGGAGCGAGGAATCAGTATGACAGCAACAAGAATCACCAGTGGAGACGATTTACCATGTCTTACCTTCTGCGCGCGTTGTACAGCTACGACAACCGCTATTTGCTGAACGGTTCATTCCGCCGCGACGGTTCATCGGTATTTCGCGGCGTGGGAAATACGTGGGAGAACTTCTACTCTTTCGGTACCGCATGGGTGGTCTCTGAAGAGGAGTTCATGAAAGGGCAGCACCTTATTGACTACCTGAAGCTCAAGGGATCCTGGGGAGTACTGGGAACTGAAAATACCGGAACAAGCCTCTACCCCACCTATCCTGAACTGACTTCAGTGGGAAGTGCCATATTTGGTCCGAACGAAAACATCATTCCGGGTTACACGAAGATCTACAATGTCCAAGATCTGAAGTGGGAGAAGACCTACTCGTGGGAGGCGGGGGCAGAAATAGCCCTGTTCAACCAGCGGCTGAGGGTCGAACCGGTATACTACAACAAGCGGACTAAAGATATTATTGTACTGCTCGATTCGCGAGGAGGTGCCTTCAACTCGCTGGAGAACCTTGGCGATATTGAAAACAAGGGGTTAGAGCTGACCGCCTCGTGGAGTGACAAGATCGGGGAGTCTGATTTTTCCTACTCGGTAGGGGTCAACCTCACCACCATCAACAACAAGGTTATCTCCCTCGGTAGAGACGAAGGCGATGCCATTTATGAAGGCATGGCAAGAACGGTTGCCGGATACCCCATTGCCTACTTCTACGGCTACCGGGTAAAAGGGGTCTATCAGAACAACGAAGATATCAACCAATCGGAGCCAAACACCCTCTTTGCCGTTAAACCGGGCGACCTGAAGTTTGAGGATGTAAACGGTGACGGGGTGATCGATCAGGACGACCGTACCATGATCGGCAAGCCCACTCCCGACTACACCTATGGTCTGAACATCAACCTGGCCTACAAAGGCTTTGATCTTGGTGTGGACATGATGGGCGTATACGGGAATGAGATATACCGCGACTGGGACACCTCGTCGTTTGCACAGTTCAATTACCTGACCAAACGGATGAAGAGGTGGAACGGCGAGGGAACATCGAACTGGGAACCGATCCTGGATCCCGGCAGGGCTATCAACCGTGCCTATTCGAGTTACTACATCGAGGACGGGAGCTTCTTCCGCCTGCGAAATATCCAGCTGGGGTACACCCTCCCAAAATCTTTACTGGAAAGGATTCACATGAAATCGTTGCGGATATATACCAATGTACAGAACCTGAAGAGCTGGCACAAGAACAGCGGGTATACCCCGGAAATCGGAGGTAGCGCTGTCAGATCGGGGGTTGATGAAGGCACCTATCCGATGCCGGCAATCTATACATTCGGCCTGAACCTGACATTCTGA
- a CDS encoding murein hydrolase activator EnvC family protein: protein MKKTVAIGLFVVFASGLFSQTPQIDQLQRQQKLLQEEIRNTNKLFLDVKKEATTILQRINLINKQIAARKEMMRLQHQEIAALEKEQSRLELEIRRLNEELKEKQESYAKAIRVMQASRYRQNEIFFVLSGKSFGESLRRMQYLRDYSRWRRSQAEEIKQQNLLLGARKDELAKARSSKQAVLDSLKAEQMRLQKEEQLRQSEMATTKGKQRELQKILQDKQQQARKLDLQIEKLIAEEVARQEREAEARRKREADAAAARARRETGKESTSRETAAKPAKPVAKQPEPKIEKAAAADETFNLSRNFIANRGKLPMPVTGTASIVGSFGQRKHSEWNITTNSNGIDIQAQQGAAIRTVFEGEVSKVFSVPGYNTCVIVRHGDYYTFYGNIYDLFVKPGDKLKAGDHLGRIFTDPDTGVATMHFQLWQKTTKLDPAPWLKR, encoded by the coding sequence ATGAAAAAAACGGTTGCGATAGGATTATTCGTGGTGTTTGCTTCTGGCCTCTTTTCACAAACTCCGCAGATCGACCAGCTTCAGAGACAGCAGAAGCTGCTTCAGGAGGAGATCAGGAATACCAACAAGCTCTTTCTCGATGTAAAGAAGGAAGCCACGACAATCCTTCAGCGTATCAATCTTATCAATAAACAGATTGCTGCCCGGAAAGAGATGATGAGACTGCAGCATCAGGAGATTGCAGCCCTGGAGAAAGAGCAGTCGAGACTGGAATTGGAGATCAGGCGGTTGAACGAGGAGTTGAAAGAGAAGCAGGAGAGCTATGCAAAAGCGATTCGTGTAATGCAGGCCAGCCGCTACAGGCAGAACGAGATCTTCTTTGTCCTTTCAGGAAAATCGTTTGGCGAGTCGTTGCGCAGGATGCAGTATCTGCGTGATTACTCCAGGTGGAGAAGGAGTCAAGCTGAAGAGATCAAGCAGCAGAACCTCCTGTTGGGTGCCAGAAAAGATGAATTGGCCAAAGCCCGCTCCAGTAAGCAGGCAGTGCTGGATTCCCTCAAGGCCGAGCAGATGCGTCTACAGAAAGAGGAGCAGCTTCGTCAATCGGAAATGGCAACGACAAAGGGAAAACAGCGGGAACTGCAGAAGATTCTTCAGGATAAACAGCAACAGGCGCGCAAACTGGATCTACAGATAGAGAAACTGATTGCCGAAGAGGTAGCCCGTCAGGAACGGGAGGCGGAAGCCAGACGTAAGCGGGAGGCCGATGCTGCCGCTGCCCGTGCACGTCGTGAAACGGGAAAGGAGTCCACTTCACGGGAAACAGCCGCCAAGCCTGCCAAACCGGTTGCCAAACAACCTGAACCAAAGATTGAGAAGGCAGCTGCCGCTGACGAGACATTCAACCTTTCCCGGAACTTTATTGCCAATCGGGGAAAATTGCCGATGCCTGTTACAGGTACGGCCTCTATTGTTGGCAGTTTCGGTCAACGGAAACATAGCGAGTGGAACATTACCACCAACAGCAACGGAATCGATATACAGGCACAACAAGGGGCGGCTATCCGTACAGTGTTTGAAGGAGAGGTGTCGAAAGTCTTCTCTGTTCCCGGCTACAACACCTGTGTGATTGTACGTCACGGCGATTACTACACCTTCTATGGCAACATTTACGACCTGTTCGTGAAGCCTGGCGATAAGTTGAAAGCAGGCGATCACCTGGGAAGAATTTTTACCGATCCGGATACGGGAGTGGCTACCATGCATTTTCAATTGTGGCAGAAAACTACCAAACTGGATCCGGCTCCTTGGCTGAAACGGTAA
- a CDS encoding tetratricopeptide repeat protein, translating into MKYNRYTSSIIVLLLLFPCKLFSQEVGLILDEATRRKFDYYFYEAVNAKTQGKYAESFDLLQHCYSIDSTNASVLVELGAYYSSLEEKKRALDFFRKAVKYDPANYYYNMILGGVCKELDLKEEVIEIYTHLLKSYPEKVELYFDLANAYGDNGDLEKAIQSLDSLQKYTGVSDGITFNKFRLYNMMDQKEKAFDEIRSVIEKNPDNIRYKLIMGDLYLQDNQPERALEYYIQASHIDPDEPSLILSMVNYYEKINNKSAAVEELQKAITSSKMEVDTKLQLLARYINILRQNQQDIVAANPLFQKLFEQHPNNTRINMMYGDLLLLQGNKEEAMKQFEIYTRENPADPAGYEQMLRIVLPDTLALDKVVEITLAGIENIPTAPQFYFYLGLAKFQQKRYKEALAAYEQGLESAEFQSPMLESDFYGQIGDIHHFLKNNEAAYENYEKALKLNPQNLPVLNNYSYYLSLERKNLDKAEQMSGITIKAEPTNPTYLDTYGWILFEQGAYTMAKIYIEKAIEYGKDELSAEVFEHYGDVLAVTGDIDKAVEQWKRAREMGSDSRTLNEKIRKKEYIRK; encoded by the coding sequence ATGAAATACAACAGATATACAAGCAGCATCATCGTACTGCTCCTGCTTTTTCCGTGCAAACTCTTTTCGCAGGAAGTGGGCCTGATCCTGGACGAGGCTACCCGGAGAAAGTTCGACTACTACTTTTACGAAGCGGTCAATGCCAAAACTCAGGGAAAGTATGCCGAGTCGTTCGATCTGCTCCAGCACTGTTATTCGATCGACTCCACCAACGCCTCGGTTCTGGTGGAACTGGGGGCTTACTACAGCAGCCTGGAGGAGAAAAAAAGGGCGTTGGATTTTTTCCGGAAAGCTGTAAAGTATGATCCGGCAAACTATTACTACAACATGATTCTTGGAGGGGTCTGCAAAGAGCTTGACTTGAAGGAGGAGGTTATCGAAATATATACCCATCTGCTGAAGAGTTATCCCGAGAAGGTGGAACTCTACTTTGACCTCGCCAACGCATACGGCGATAACGGTGATCTGGAGAAAGCGATCCAGTCGCTCGACTCGCTGCAGAAATATACCGGGGTTTCGGATGGCATAACCTTCAATAAGTTCCGTCTGTATAACATGATGGACCAGAAGGAGAAGGCATTCGACGAGATCCGGTCGGTGATTGAGAAGAATCCGGATAACATCCGCTACAAGCTTATCATGGGGGATCTCTACCTGCAGGATAATCAGCCGGAGAGGGCACTGGAATACTATATCCAGGCATCACATATCGATCCCGATGAGCCTTCACTGATTCTCTCCATGGTGAATTACTACGAAAAGATCAACAACAAGTCGGCAGCCGTGGAGGAGTTGCAGAAAGCGATCACCAGCAGCAAGATGGAGGTGGATACGAAACTTCAGCTGTTGGCACGCTACATCAACATACTGCGTCAGAATCAACAGGATATCGTGGCAGCCAATCCGCTCTTCCAGAAATTGTTCGAGCAGCATCCCAACAATACCCGCATCAACATGATGTATGGCGACCTGTTGCTGTTGCAGGGAAACAAGGAGGAGGCGATGAAGCAGTTCGAGATCTACACCCGGGAGAATCCTGCCGATCCTGCGGGATACGAGCAGATGCTACGGATTGTCCTGCCCGACACGCTTGCCCTCGATAAGGTGGTTGAGATTACCCTGGCGGGGATAGAAAACATACCCACCGCCCCGCAGTTCTACTTCTACTTGGGATTGGCCAAGTTCCAGCAGAAGAGATACAAGGAGGCATTGGCCGCATATGAGCAGGGTCTGGAGAGTGCCGAATTTCAAAGCCCAATGCTTGAATCGGACTTTTACGGACAGATTGGCGATATCCATCATTTCCTGAAGAACAACGAGGCCGCTTACGAAAATTATGAAAAGGCGCTGAAGCTGAACCCGCAAAACCTGCCGGTGTTGAATAATTACAGTTATTACCTGTCGCTGGAAAGGAAGAACCTGGACAAGGCTGAACAGATGAGCGGGATCACCATCAAGGCTGAGCCCACAAATCCCACCTATCTCGATACCTACGGTTGGATTCTCTTTGAGCAGGGTGCCTATACCATGGCGAAAATCTATATCGAAAAAGCGATTGAATACGGGAAAGATGAGCTTTCGGCAGAAGTTTTCGAACATTATGGCGATGTCCTTGCCGTGACAGGAGATATCGACAAGGCGGTGGAACAATGGAAGAGAGCCCGTGAGATGGGGAGCGATTCCAGAACATTGAACGAAAAAATCAGAAAGAAGGAGTATATACGGAAATGA
- the dut gene encoding dUTP diphosphatase: MQVKIVNKSKHPLPEYATALSAGMDLRADIDGPVTLKPLQRALIPTGIHIQLPEGYEAQIRPRSGLAVKHGISIVNSPGTIDADYRGEIRVVLVNLSDEDFVISDGERICQMVIAQHARVEWQQVDDLDETERGAGGFGHTGRK; encoded by the coding sequence ATGCAGGTAAAAATTGTCAATAAATCGAAACATCCACTGCCAGAATATGCTACGGCCCTTTCTGCCGGCATGGATTTACGGGCCGATATCGACGGTCCGGTCACCTTGAAGCCGTTGCAAAGGGCACTGATTCCTACCGGGATCCATATACAGCTTCCGGAAGGGTATGAAGCCCAGATCCGACCCAGGAGTGGTCTGGCAGTTAAACATGGTATCTCCATCGTCAATTCCCCAGGGACGATCGATGCCGATTACCGTGGAGAGATACGTGTGGTTTTGGTCAACCTGTCGGATGAAGACTTCGTTATCAGCGACGGTGAACGTATCTGTCAGATGGTGATTGCACAGCATGCCCGGGTGGAATGGCAACAGGTGGACGACCTGGATGAGACGGAGAGGGGTGCCGGTGGTTTTGGACACACAGGGAGGAAATAA